In uncultured Acidilobus sp. JCHS, the sequence TAGTGGTGGCTTCACCTACGGCCTCAGGGAAGACGTTCATAGCCCTGGTGGCGATGGCCTCCGCGCTTGAGAGGTCACGTTCGGCAAAGGCCTTCTACACGGCGCCTCTGAGGAGCATAGCCACCGAGAAGTTCAGGGAGTTCAAGAGGGTCCTTGAGCCCCTCGGCTACAGGGTCGGGCTCAGCATAGGAGATTATGAGCTCCCGGCCAGGCTCGACTCCTATGACGTCGTTGTCACAACGTACGAGAAGCTTGACTCCATGATAAGGAACTCGCCCGAGATGCTGTCGCGAGTGGGCGCGCTGGTCATCGATGAGATACATTATGTAGATGATGATAAGAGGGGGCCCATCGTTGAGACCCTTCTCTCCAAGGTCCTCTATAAGACGCCAGGCGCCCAGGTAGTGGCCCTGAGCGCGACAGCGCCTAACGCTGACGAGCTGGCCTCCTGGTTAAGGGCTAAGCTCGTCATCTCTGACTGGAGGCCCGTGCCGTTGCATGAGGGGGTGTATAAGGACGGGACCATACACTTCTCTGACGGAAGGAAGAAGAGAGTTGAAGACGTAACTGTTAACTCGACCCTTAACCTAGTAGTTGACTCATCGAGAGACGGCGGCCAGGCCCTCGTCTTCGTCCAGTCTAGGAAGAAGGCGGTTCAGCTCGCTAAGTCGGCGCTCAGGCTGCTTAAAGGGAAGATCAACTACCGCACTGAGGTGGCCGCCGAGGTCTCTGAGGCCGTACTTTCTACAGAGGGGCCAAGGGCGCTACGTGAGGAGCTGGCTGAGCTCATAAGGGGAGGGGTCGCCTACCACCACGCTGGGCTCTCAAACGAGCAGAGGACGCTGATAGAGGACGGGTTCAGGCGCGGCGGCATAGCTGCGATATTCGCAACCCCCACCCTGGCAGCTGGCGTCAACCTGCCAGCGAGAAGGGTCGTAGTGGCTGAGTACCTAAGGTATGAGGAGGGCAACTGGAAGCCCCTCAAGGTCTTTGAGTACAAGCAGCTCGCCGGCAGGGCCGGGAGGCCTGGCCTTGACCCCTATGGCGAGGCCGTGATAGTCGCCATGAGGGGTGACACTGTTGAGGACCTTGAGGAGTACTACATAAAGGGGAGGCTAGAGAGGTTACAGAGCAGGCTTTACGGCCTCAGGGGGGTCAGGCACTCAGCCTTGGGCGCTATAGCTTCAGGCATAGCCACTGACGAGCGCTCGCTCCTAGAGCTTCACAGGAGGACCCTGTACTACGTCCAGAGGGGGGAGGAGAGGGTAAAGGACCTGGTGAGGAAGGCCGTGGACGACCTCGTGAACTGGGGCCTCGTAGAGAGGACGCCTACCGGAGTTAGAGCGACGGAGCTCGGGGCCAGAATCTCCAGGACGTACCTAGACCCTGCCACTGTCCCAATGTTCAGGAAGCTGATCTCAAAGGTCAAGAAGTTCACAACGCCGACTCTCCTCTACATAATCTCGGCAATGCCTGACATGACGCCAATACCCACGACAAGCCCGGAGGCCGAGAGGATAATGGATATACTGATTGACGTAGCCCCTGAGCTGGTAGAGGTTGTTGACTGGATGGACCTGGAGGCCGTAGCCTCGGTCAAGACGGCCCTGGTACTCCTGGAGTGGGTAGAGGAGTCCTCTGATGACGACATAATGAAGAAGTACGGTGTCGGCCCGGGCGACGTGGCCTCAGCTGTGGACACGGCCAAGTGGATCTCCAGCTCACTTGCTGAGGTGGCCCCTGCCCTGGGCGCGAGCCAGGAGGTCTCGTCCCAGCTGAAGCTCCTCTCAGCCCGTATAGAACATGGCGTCAAGGCTGAGCTCCTGCCCCTCGTCACGATACCTGGCGTCGGTCGCGTGAGGGCCAGGAGGCTTTACAACGCTGGCTTCACAAGCCTTGAGAAGCTGGCCACGGCACGCGTTGAGGACCTTCTGAGGGTCCCAGGGATAGGCTACGCCACAGCAGCCTCCATACTTGAGTTCTTCGGCAGGAAGGACGAGGCTCAGAGGCTTAGGAAGGAGAGCAAGAGGGAGGGTCCTGGGATCACGCGCTTTCTGGAATGAGAGGTAACGGCATAACGCTGTAGCTGAACTCCTCCTCCGAGACCCCCATCCCGTTGACGGCCAGCCTCGTCAAGACGGCGCCGGAGATCTCCTCATTGAGGCCCAGCGTCTCAGGGTAGACGGCCCCGGTCGCCCTTAGCTTGCCCTCAAGGACCGTCAGCGCTACGAACGCCAGGAAGCTGCCCGTGACCCTGGCCATAGCCGTGGGCCAATCGTCAGGCCTAACCACCTGGGTGAACCTGAGCCCACGCCCATCCCTGCCGTAGACCTCCACAACCATGACTACCACGTCCCTAACGTTAACGTGCATGCCCCACAGCAGCGACGCCAGGAGCTCGTCAGCCATCGCCTCAGCCCCGCCGACCCTCACCGGCCTGTGCTCAAGCAGGCCGAGCCTCTTCAGGCCCTTGACGAAGTCCACGTGACCAGGCCACCTCAGGGTGTACTCTGCCATGAACTCCGCCTTGGAGTAGGTCCTCAGCAACGTCCTGAGGCCGTCCGTTGGGAAGAACTCAAGCTCACCGACGCTGGGCACGTAAATCCTTCCCAGAGGCCCAACCAGGGGGTCAAGCGACGTAACCTTGCCGTTAACTACTATCCTGGCAGGCCTCCTGTACTCGTCTATGAGGTCCGATATGCTCCAGCTCGGGACGAGCCCCAGAGGCGGGTCAGGCCTCTCGCTGATCCCCCCTACAAATATCCTGGCCCCCCTGATCCCTTCAAGCCTCCTGTCGCCAACGCCGACGAGCATGTTGGAGAGGCCTGGGGCGACGCCAGCGTCGAGAACTAACATCACGCCCTGCTTGGCCGCCTCCTCAGCCAGCTCGTCAGGCTCCTGGGGGAAGAACGACACGTCAACTATGTTGTGACCAAGGCCTATGAGACCCTTGAGGGCCTGGAAGGCAATACCTCCTGGAAGCGCCGTGACGAGGAGGTCGACGTCCCCAACGGCCTTCTTAACCTCGTCAGGCTTCAGGGCGTCAGCCACGGCAAACCTCGCCCTGGCCCTCTGGGCCGACCTAGCCGCCACCTCCTGGGTCCTGTCTACGAGAATTACTTCGTGGCCCTCCTGCGCTATCACGGAGGCCGCCACGGTCCCTACGCCGCCGGCGCCTATGACTGCTACCCTTGCCATCAGCCTTCACCCCCGGGCTCTGAAGTTCCGATCCTCATCATGTCTCAGAAGACCCTCTTCTCTCCACGGCCCGGGTTCAATTTAATGCCTACATGCTCCGCTTAAAATGGTTAAGGTCCACCGCCAAGAGCCGAGTTCAGCCTCTCCATGACGTCCCTTAGCCTCTTAAAGAAGTCTTCAACGCCGCTGACGTTGACCTTCCCGACCTGCATCATCCTCAGCCTTAACGCCGTGGCGAGGCCGCTCAGGAGCTCGACCTCCGTGCTGAGCCCGACGTAAGGCCTCCTGACAACCTCCTGAGGGCCTACGAGGGCCTCCATGAGCCTGAGGGACCTGGCGAGCTCCAGGAGGGCCCTCTCCATGGAGCCGTCCCTTATGGAGATAGCCCCTTTAGCGTAAAGGTCTAGAACCCTCGCGAGGGCCTCGCGGACCCTGCCCAGGGCATCATTGACGTCAGCTGGCTCCATAGGGCCCTCTGACCTGGTTGCGTGGAAACCTTTATATTCAGCTCTACGTTCTCGCCCCTGGTGGCCTAGGCTGGGGACCGGGGCCCTGGTGAGCGAAGAGCTCCTTGGCCTGTCGCTGCTAGTCCTGGTAGGCAAGGTCCTTGGGGACCTGACGGAGAGGGCCGGCTACGGCAGGCTGATAGGAGAGATCACGGGCGGGGCCCTGCTGGGGCCCTACGCCATAGGTGGCCTCATTAACGGCCTCCTTAAGGCGAGGCTGTTCTACATAGGCGGTGAAATCGTCTTCCTCTCGGAGTTCTCGATGATACTCCTGGTCTTCGCCGCGGGCCTGGACCACGGCACCGCGCCCCTGAGGCGGGCTGGCCTCTGGGGGGCGCTAGGAGCCGTGTTCGGGGCCGTGACGCCCTTTGCGCTGTCTTTGCCTCTCATGAAGTTTGGCCTCGTGAATGGCATCCAGGCCCTCTTCATAGGGGCCTCGATGGCCCCCACCAGCCTCGCGGTGGTCTCCGGCATGCTCCATGAGAAGGCCAGTGGTAGGTTCGCGGACTTCCTGTTCTCGGCGACAGCGCTTGACGACGTGGTGGCGTTAATCATCCTCAGCGTGGTCATGGGCGTGAGCCAGCTGGGCTCCAGCTTCTCATCGCTGGCGATCATAAGGACAACAGTCTACTACTCTGTGGCGTGGATCATTATATATTATGCGTCAGTTAAGCTGATCCCGTTCCTGGTCAGCGCGCTAGGCAGGAGGTACGCAGTTGAGGCCTCTCTCGTTGTGCTCTTTGGGCTCATAGCGGCTATGCAGTCGCTCGGCTTCTCCCCCGTCATAGCAGCGTTCATAGCTGGCGTGACGCTCGCGGAGACGGTGGGCGTTGACGTCCTGAGGGACCTCTACAGAAGCCTGCTGCTGGTATTCGGCTCGGTCTTCTTCGTGGTGACGGGGGCCCAGCTGAACCCCCAGGCCGTGGGCCTCCAGGGCCTGGCCCTAGCGGCCGTCATACTGGCGTTAGCGCTCATAGGTAAGGCCGCCGGGGCGCTGCCGTTCGCCTATGCTTACATCAGGGACCTCAAGGATTCAACCAGCGCGGCGGTCGCCATGGAGCCCAGGGGCGAAGTCGGACTGGCCGTCGCCTCAATAGGCCTAAGCGTCGGCGCGCTGAGCCAGGAGCTCTACGGGTCCCTGGTGCTGGCAATAGCGCTCACCACGGTGATAGGGGCCGCCGCCTTCGCAAAACTTTACAGAACGAGCTGAAAGGCCCGCGCCCTCAGTCCAAACCCTGACCCAAAGGGGCCTTTGATTCCTCATTACTTTAACAGGCTCTTAGACATTGGTTGAGCCTCACTGCTTCCGCTCCTGTGAGGCCCCCTGCGACTCCTGAGGGGTCCCCTGGGCGCTGCCTATCAGCTCGCGTACGCCCATCATGCCTATGGGTGACGCTGGCCCGGCGACCGGGAGGTTTACAGGTATGAACACCAGCATGTTCTTGCCCTCCATGCCCAGCTCGTATATCATGTTCATCCACCTCAGCATGAAGGCCCTGTCGTTATTTATGTAGAGGTTGGCGGCCTCGACCATCTTCTGTGCAGCCTCGTACTCGGCCTGAGCTAGGGTTACCCTCGCCCTCCTCTCCCTCTCGGCCTGGGCCTGCCTCGACATGGCCTGAACGAGGTCCGGCGGTATCTCAACATTCCTTATCTCAACAGACGTCACCTTGACGCCCCACGCCTCGGTCTTGCTGTCTATTATGTTCCTCGCAAGCGCCGCGACCTTGTCCCTCTCGGCCAGCAGCTCGTCAAGCATGGTCTGCCCTATCACCTCCCTGAGGGTGGTCTCAGCGGCCAGCCTGGTGGCGACGTTGTAGTCCTCGACCTTGAGCACGACCTTCTCCAGGTCAACTGGCTGATAGTACATGACGGCGTCCACTATCACAGGCACGTTGTCCTTCGTCAGGGACTGCTCGGTCCTGAAGGCTATGGCCTGGAGCCTCGTTGAGATCCTCATGGGCACCTTGCCTATTATAGGCGGGACGTAAATTATGCCAGGCCCCTTGAGGCCCGCGAACCTGCCGAGTATCAGGACGGGCAGCCTCTCCCACTCGTTCACTACCTTTATGCCGCTGAGCAGTATCACGGCAACTATGAAGGCAATGAAGGCAATAATAACATCCAGTGCAACGCTCATGCAATTCCCCGAGATCTACAGCAAGTGCGTTACTAATAACTATTCATGAGGGGCTCCCCTTAATGAAATGAACGCCAGGCCTCACCTTCAGGATGGGGAAGGAGGTCATTTCTTGTCCAGGGGCTCGACTATCAGCATGAGGCCTTCCCTGCCCATCACCCTAACAGTCGAGCCTGCCGCAACGAACCCTGATGACCTGGCCCTCCACACAACACCCTGGACCTTCACCTCGCCCGTTGGGTTCAGGTCAGTGACGGCCACGCCTACATCGCCTATGAGCGACTCGGGCCCTGCCATAACCCTCTTCCTCCTGGCGGGGCCCGCTATCCACCTTATGTAAAGCCCTGCCACGAGGCCCACTATGGCTATGGTTGAGTCGATGAGGGCGGACTTAGGCGATGTTGGTAACGACGTTGTCAGGTACGGCACATTAAGCGCCATAAGGTAGATCCCCAGGGCAGAGATCGCCGCCCCAGCGATGACGGCCAGCCCGTGGCCCATTTTGAGCTCCAGGAGCATGAGGACCGCCCCTATCAGGACCAGCGTAAGGCCTATGAGGGAGGCCCCCACTACCTCAGCCCCTACTAGGCCCAGGACCACAGCGATGGCCCCTATCGCGCTGAGCAGGAAAGTGGGGTGGTACAGGTCGATGAGTATCACCAGGAAGCCGAGCGATATCAGGAGCCCGTCCACCGTTGGGTTGCTCAGGACGCTTAGGAACTGCTCATAGAGGTCCTCCGAGACGCTCACCTGGGCGTAGCCTGAGAGGTTCCACATGGCCAGGGCCTGGCTGAGGCTGTTGGCTATCCCGTCTATCAGGTGATATTGAAGCGCCTGCTGCGCCGTGAAGGCCTTGTCGGAGAGGACCATAATGGCGGCAGCGGTAGCGTTCCTGCCCCACTTGGAGGCCAGGGACTCCATGAAGGCCAGCATGGCCGCCTCGGTGTGGTTCTGCTCGAGGGGGGTCCCGCCTACAACTATTGGCGTCGAGGGGCCTATGAAGGTGCCGTTCGCCATCAAGATGCTGTTGCTGGCCATAGCTATGTAGCTTCCGGCCGAGGCCGCCATGCCGTCAGGGGGGACATACGTGTAGACCGGGATCCCCTGGCTCTGAAGGTCCTCTATGTAGTTAACTATGTTAATCATGTCACTTAGGTAGCCCCCTGGCGTGTTCATCACAATGACTACTGCCTTCGCGTGAAGCCCCTCGGCCATGGCGACGACCCTTGACATCATGGTCGACGAGCCCAGGTCAACCGTGACGTCAAAGTTGACCACCACTACAGGAGGCCCCTGCTGTGCGCGGGCCGTTATGAGAAGGCTGGCGAGCCCAAGCGCTACCAACGCTGCCCCAAGGACCGCCAGAAGCCTTG encodes:
- a CDS encoding Superfamily II helicase yields the protein MKALGYEDLYPPQRAALEAGVADGDSLVVASPTASGKTFIALVAMASALERSRSAKAFYTAPLRSIATEKFREFKRVLEPLGYRVGLSIGDYELPARLDSYDVVVTTYEKLDSMIRNSPEMLSRVGALVIDEIHYVDDDKRGPIVETLLSKVLYKTPGAQVVALSATAPNADELASWLRAKLVISDWRPVPLHEGVYKDGTIHFSDGRKKRVEDVTVNSTLNLVVDSSRDGGQALVFVQSRKKAVQLAKSALRLLKGKINYRTEVAAEVSEAVLSTEGPRALREELAELIRGGVAYHHAGLSNEQRTLIEDGFRRGGIAAIFATPTLAAGVNLPARRVVVAEYLRYEEGNWKPLKVFEYKQLAGRAGRPGLDPYGEAVIVAMRGDTVEDLEEYYIKGRLERLQSRLYGLRGVRHSALGAIASGIATDERSLLELHRRTLYYVQRGEERVKDLVRKAVDDLVNWGLVERTPTGVRATELGARISRTYLDPATVPMFRKLISKVKKFTTPTLLYIISAMPDMTPIPTTSPEAERIMDILIDVAPELVEVVDWMDLEAVASVKTALVLLEWVEESSDDDIMKKYGVGPGDVASAVDTAKWISSSLAEVAPALGASQEVSSQLKLLSARIEHGVKAELLPLVTIPGVGRVRARRLYNAGFTSLEKLATARVEDLLRVPGIGYATAASILEFFGRKDEAQRLRKESKREGPGITRFLE
- a CDS encoding Saccharopine dehydrogenase, coding for MARVAVIGAGGVGTVAASVIAQEGHEVILVDRTQEVAARSAQRARARFAVADALKPDEVKKAVGDVDLLVTALPGGIAFQALKGLIGLGHNIVDVSFFPQEPDELAEEAAKQGVMLVLDAGVAPGLSNMLVGVGDRRLEGIRGARIFVGGISERPDPPLGLVPSWSISDLIDEYRRPARIVVNGKVTSLDPLVGPLGRIYVPSVGELEFFPTDGLRTLLRTYSKAEFMAEYTLRWPGHVDFVKGLKRLGLLEHRPVRVGGAEAMADELLASLLWGMHVNVRDVVVMVVEVYGRDGRGLRFTQVVRPDDWPTAMARVTGSFLAFVALTVLEGKLRATGAVYPETLGLNEEISGAVLTRLAVNGMGVSEEEFSYSVMPLPLIPESA
- a CDS encoding Kef-type K+ transport system, membrane component; its protein translation is MSEELLGLSLLVLVGKVLGDLTERAGYGRLIGEITGGALLGPYAIGGLINGLLKARLFYIGGEIVFLSEFSMILLVFAAGLDHGTAPLRRAGLWGALGAVFGAVTPFALSLPLMKFGLVNGIQALFIGASMAPTSLAVVSGMLHEKASGRFADFLFSATALDDVVALIILSVVMGVSQLGSSFSSLAIIRTTVYYSVAWIIIYYASVKLIPFLVSALGRRYAVEASLVVLFGLIAAMQSLGFSPVIAAFIAGVTLAETVGVDVLRDLYRSLLLVFGSVFFVVTGAQLNPQAVGLQGLALAAVILALALIGKAAGALPFAYAYIRDLKDSTSAAVAMEPRGEVGLAVASIGLSVGALSQELYGSLVLAIALTTVIGAAAFAKLYRTS
- a CDS encoding Membrane protease subunit, stomatin/prohibitin-like; amino-acid sequence: MSVALDVIIAFIAFIVAVILLSGIKVVNEWERLPVLILGRFAGLKGPGIIYVPPIIGKVPMRISTRLQAIAFRTEQSLTKDNVPVIVDAVMYYQPVDLEKVVLKVEDYNVATRLAAETTLREVIGQTMLDELLAERDKVAALARNIIDSKTEAWGVKVTSVEIRNVEIPPDLVQAMSRQAQAERERRARVTLAQAEYEAAQKMVEAANLYINNDRAFMLRWMNMIYELGMEGKNMLVFIPVNLPVAGPASPIGMMGVRELIGSAQGTPQESQGASQERKQ
- a CDS encoding Membrane-bound serine protease (ClpP class), whose translation is MTSRLLAVLGAALVALGLASLLITARAQQGPPVVVVNFDVTVDLGSSTMMSRVVAMAEGLHAKAVVIVMNTPGGYLSDMINIVNYIEDLQSQGIPVYTYVPPDGMAASAGSYIAMASNSILMANGTFIGPSTPIVVGGTPLEQNHTEAAMLAFMESLASKWGRNATAAAIMVLSDKAFTAQQALQYHLIDGIANSLSQALAMWNLSGYAQVSVSEDLYEQFLSVLSNPTVDGLLISLGFLVILIDLYHPTFLLSAIGAIAVVLGLVGAEVVGASLIGLTLVLIGAVLMLLELKMGHGLAVIAGAAISALGIYLMALNVPYLTTSLPTSPKSALIDSTIAIVGLVAGLYIRWIAGPARRKRVMAGPESLIGDVGVAVTDLNPTGEVKVQGVVWRARSSGFVAAGSTVRVMGREGLMLIVEPLDKK